In Candidatus Methylopumilus universalis, one DNA window encodes the following:
- a CDS encoding cell division protein ZipA C-terminal FtsZ-binding domain-containing protein yields MIIFNWIRLIQYRKKNHAENSFLYRDENDLSPEEKNPYVQDLSISEKYLLSNLPQDIYRDIDAIAFIKLNKPSHAISKLSLRDFVELPNAHSFIRRNEDVWQSTGDLSGSASFDQILLAIQLVDRQGPISQAHTQTFRMLSEKTKNDLDGSLIWLSHANIEEDANELNQFCALVDHMMTLTLIPKNNGMFDNEKLIETLKVDGFKVDKDGYHVFKGRDKHPLFRVTSLNQQPLSFNLDPYIQGILFQMDLPLTLSCKDSFDAMLESITNFQKELECMLVDSNKKELNINHIERIRYQVEKIENQMVAKNIPPGSSCARRLFS; encoded by the coding sequence ATGATCATTTTTAACTGGATTCGTCTTATCCAGTACCGTAAAAAAAACCATGCAGAAAATTCTTTTTTATATAGAGATGAAAATGATTTAAGCCCAGAAGAAAAAAATCCTTACGTTCAAGATTTAAGCATCTCAGAAAAATATTTACTTTCAAATTTACCTCAAGATATCTATCGTGATATCGATGCTATTGCTTTTATAAAACTTAACAAACCAAGTCATGCTATTTCTAAATTAAGCCTAAGAGACTTTGTTGAGCTTCCAAATGCTCATAGTTTCATTCGTAGAAATGAAGATGTATGGCAGTCTACAGGTGACTTAAGTGGCTCAGCTTCATTCGACCAAATACTTCTAGCTATTCAGCTGGTTGATCGCCAAGGCCCAATTTCACAAGCACACACACAAACATTTAGAATGCTATCAGAGAAAACCAAGAATGATTTAGACGGTAGTCTGATTTGGCTTTCTCACGCAAATATTGAAGAAGATGCAAATGAGCTAAATCAATTTTGTGCTCTTGTTGATCATATGATGACCTTAACTCTCATCCCAAAAAATAATGGCATGTTCGATAACGAAAAACTTATTGAAACATTAAAAGTAGATGGTTTTAAAGTAGATAAAGATGGCTATCATGTTTTCAAGGGTCGCGATAAGCACCCTTTATTTCGAGTGACTTCTTTGAATCAACAGCCCTTAAGCTTTAATCTTGATCCATACATTCAAGGTATTCTTTTTCAAATGGATCTGCCACTTACTTTAAGTTGTAAAGATTCATTTGATGCAATGTTGGAATCTATTACTAATTTTCAAAAAGAACTTGAATGTATGCTAGTTGATTCCAACAAAAAAGAACTAAATATTAACCATATTGAGCGCATTAGATATCAAGTTGAAAAAATTGAAAATCAAATGGTAGCTAAAAATATTCCCCCTGGAAGCTCATGCGCTCGAAGATTATTTTCTTAA